One part of the Lotus japonicus ecotype B-129 chromosome 2, LjGifu_v1.2 genome encodes these proteins:
- the LOC130737293 gene encoding uncharacterized protein LOC130737293, protein MCGNDEESSSHLFLQCPIARGCWFVHLGIRVGAELEIMEFMRTMLREHDSWVIAQVQTLLYCLWEARNKLLFEERRADCQTVLDRVAVLGEPTTQARGDNQHEKTGIGTWCRPAANVIKVNVDASLGTDMFAGFGMVARDDHGEILAAASSYPTVAASATEAEALCLRWAMVLSSELGFRRVQFETDSLQLFHAWNRDVGRSLLFTVVQDCKGLLNLFDYVALSFVRRQGNFCADFMALPSQMLFG, encoded by the coding sequence ATGTGCGGTAATGACGAGGAGAGCTCCAGCCACTTGTTTCTACAGTGTCCGATTGCCCGCGGTTGTTGGTTTGTGCACCTAGGGATACGGGTGGGAGCTGAGTTAGAGATTATGGAATTCATGCGAACTATGCTTAGGGAGCATGATAGTTGGGTCATTGCGCAAGTGCAAACTCTACTGTATTGTCTGTGGGAGGCGCGGAACAAATTGCTATTTGAGGAGAGGAGGGCGGATTGCCAGACGGTGCTTGATCGGGTGGCTGTGTTAGGGGAACCAACGACGCAAGCAAGGGGAGACAACCAGCACGAGAAGACGGGGATAGGGACGTGGTGTCGACCAGCCGCGAATGTCATCAAGGTGAATGTGGATGCTTCCCTTGGTACTGATATGTTTGCTGGGTTTGGTATGGTAGCTCGAGATGACCATGGTGAGATTTTGGCAGCAGCTTCTTCATATCCGACGGTAGCAGCATCAGCGACCGAGGCGGAGGCCCTTTGTCTCCGTTGGGCTATGGTTTTGTCCTCAGAGTTAGGGTTCAGGCGTGTTCAGTTCGAGACAGATAGCTTACAGTTATTCCATGCCTGGAATAGGGATGTTGGCAGGTCTCTTTTGTTTACTGTTGTTCAAGACTGTAAGGGTCTTTTGAATTTGTTTGATTATGTTGCTTTATCTTTCGTTCGTAGACAGGGAAACTTTTGTGCTGATTTTATGGCTCTACCCTCTCAGATGTTGTTTGGATAG
- the LOC130741050 gene encoding uncharacterized protein LOC130741050 isoform X3 produces MDVEQLQLRLQQEKSMRNLLERAMGRASSTLSPGHRHVAGQTKDLIAEIELLEEEVTSREQHVLAMYRNIFEHCVSQPPSEQNSSVTSPAHTRHESRKHPSIISSAFCSSKKFPLRPLQTLISNNDLKNRIFGSSHAPLSSGNGKVNFGKNGSDSTTKVREKVSMAEKTPVLQTLKDHLHQCPSRLSEEMVKCMATVYFWLRSAKSANAKNSRSPLLSRSSTNAIQPRHGVVEERDCSSKSAVEISWIATRKRHSSHASYAIDNYRVLVEQLERVNVGQMDCDGQIAFWINVHNALVMHAYLAYGIPQGALRRLALFHKAAYNIGGHIISANAIEQAIFCFRTPRIGRWLESVVSAALRKKSGEERQLLSSKLGITDPLPLVFFALCTGALSDPVLRVYSASHIREELSAAKREFLQANVVVKKSSKVFLPKLVERFSREASISLDDILGWVMDSVDKKLHDSIQKCLDRKSNKKSSHMIEWLPYSSRFRYMFSKDLIDKPWWV; encoded by the exons ATGGAT GTTGAGCAGCTACAGTTACGCCTGCAGCAGGAGAAGTCTATGCGTAACCTACTGGAGAGAGCAATGGGCCGAGCATCAAGTACTTTATCACCTGGACACAGACACGTTGCTGGTCAG ACAAAAGATTTAATTGCTGAAATTGAGTTACTTGAAGAAGAGGTTACGAGCCGGGAGCAACATGTGCTTGCTATGTACAGGAATATTTTTGAACATTGTGTTAGCCAGCCACCTTCTGAACAGAATTCTAGTGTGACTTCACCTGCTCATACAAGGCATGAATCGAGGAAGCATCCAAGTATAATTTCAAGTGCTTTCTGTTCATCAAAAAAGTTTCCCTTACGGCCCTTGCAAACACTTATTTCGAATAATGACCTGAAGAATAGAATCTTTGGGTCAAGTCATGCTCCTTTATCAAGTGGCAATGGCAAAGTTAATTTCGGAAAGAATGGTTCTGATTCCACCACCAAG GTTCGCGAGAAGGTTTCTATGGCAGAGAAAACTCCAGTATTGCAAACTTTAAAAGACCATTTACACCAGTGCCCTAGCAGGCTTTCTGAGGAGATGGTGAAGTGTATGGCAACTGTATATTTCTGGCTCCGTAGTGCAAAATCTGCAAATGCTAAAAACAGCCGGTCACCTTTATTGTCAAGGTCATCCACTAACGCCATACAGCCTCGCCATGGCGTTGTAGAGGAGCGAGACTGTTCTAGCAAATCAGCAGTGGAAATATCTTGGATAGCTACTCGCAAACGTCATTCTTCTCATGCTTCTTATGCCATCGACAACTACAG GGTTCTAGTTGAACAACTTGAAAGGGTGAATGTCGGTCAAATGGATTGTGATGGGCAAATTGCATTTTGGATCAACGTTCATAACGCTCTGGTGATGCAT GCATATTTAGCGTATGGAATTCCCCAGGGCGCTCTCAGAAGGCTTGCCTTGTTTCACAAG GCTGCTTACAACATTGGCGGACATATTATAAGTGCAAATGCCATAGAACAAGCGATATTTTGCTTCCGAACACCTCGCATTGGAAGG TGGCTTGAAAGCGTTGTGTCTGCTGCCCTAAGGAAGAAAAGTGGTGAAGAAAGACAGCTTTTGAGCTCAAAATTGGGTATTACTGATCCCCTACCACTTGTCTTCTTTGCCCTTTGCACGGGAGCATTGTCAGATCCAGTG CTAAGAGTTTACTCAGCATCACATATAAGAGAAGAGCTGAGTGCTGCCAAGAGAGAGTTTCTACAAGCAAATGTAGTTGTGAAGAAGTCAAGTAAAGTTTTTCTCCCTAAATTGGTGGAAAGATTTTCTAGAGAAGCATCGATCAGCTTAGATGATATCCTAGGATGGGTCATGGATAGTGTCGACAAGAAGCTGCATGATTCAATACAAAAGTGCCTTGATcgtaaatcaaataaaaaatcttcTCATATGATAGAATGGCTACCTTACAGTTCTAGATTTAGGTACATGTTCTCGAAGGATCTAATAGACAAACCATGGTGGGTATGA
- the LOC130741050 gene encoding uncharacterized protein LOC130741050 isoform X2: MMPEFHRVFQADADAAEAGGCGAETADSRVQPRHRRSNSASDRNLKLSRGGVLRPIEKEQDEFEVSAPSGRTSRLQSPLHDNLNDANKNIFSGHRASLEKDVEQLQLRLQQEKSMRNLLERAMGRASSTLSPGHRHVAGQTKDLIAEIELLEEEVTSREQHVLAMYRNIFEHCVSQPPSEQNSSVTSPAHTRHESRKHPSIISSAFCSSKKFPLRPLQTLISNNDLKNRIFGSSHAPLSSGNGKVNFGKNGSDSTTKVREKVSMAEKTPVLQTLKDHLHQCPSRLSEEMVKCMATVYFWLRSAKSANAKNSRSPLLSRSSTNAIQPRHGVVEERDCSSKSAVEISWIATRKRHSSHASYAIDNYRVLVEQLERVNVGQMDCDGQIAFWINVHNALAYLAYGIPQGALRRLALFHKAAYNIGGHIISANAIEQAIFCFRTPRIGRWLESVVSAALRKKSGEERQLLSSKLGITDPLPLVFFALCTGALSDPVLRVYSASHIREELSAAKREFLQANVVVKKSSKVFLPKLVERFSREASISLDDILGWVMDSVDKKLHDSIQKCLDRKSNKKSSHMIEWLPYSSRFRYMFSKDLIDKPWWV, encoded by the exons atgatGCCTGAGTTTCATCGCGTATTTCAAGCAGACGCTGATGCAGCAGAAGCAGGTGGATGCGGCGCTGAGACCGCAGATTCTAGGGTTCAACCGAGACACAGGCGATCTAATAG TGCTTCTGATAGGAACCTGAAACTCTCAAGAGGTGGAGTTTTGCGTCCTATAGAGAAAGAACAGGATGAATTTGAG GTATCAGCTCCTTCAGGGAGGACTTCTAGGTTACAAAGTCCTTTGCATGATAACCTCAATGATGCAAACAAGAATATTTTTTCAGGTCACAGAGCATCCTTGGAAAAAGAT GTTGAGCAGCTACAGTTACGCCTGCAGCAGGAGAAGTCTATGCGTAACCTACTGGAGAGAGCAATGGGCCGAGCATCAAGTACTTTATCACCTGGACACAGACACGTTGCTGGTCAG ACAAAAGATTTAATTGCTGAAATTGAGTTACTTGAAGAAGAGGTTACGAGCCGGGAGCAACATGTGCTTGCTATGTACAGGAATATTTTTGAACATTGTGTTAGCCAGCCACCTTCTGAACAGAATTCTAGTGTGACTTCACCTGCTCATACAAGGCATGAATCGAGGAAGCATCCAAGTATAATTTCAAGTGCTTTCTGTTCATCAAAAAAGTTTCCCTTACGGCCCTTGCAAACACTTATTTCGAATAATGACCTGAAGAATAGAATCTTTGGGTCAAGTCATGCTCCTTTATCAAGTGGCAATGGCAAAGTTAATTTCGGAAAGAATGGTTCTGATTCCACCACCAAG GTTCGCGAGAAGGTTTCTATGGCAGAGAAAACTCCAGTATTGCAAACTTTAAAAGACCATTTACACCAGTGCCCTAGCAGGCTTTCTGAGGAGATGGTGAAGTGTATGGCAACTGTATATTTCTGGCTCCGTAGTGCAAAATCTGCAAATGCTAAAAACAGCCGGTCACCTTTATTGTCAAGGTCATCCACTAACGCCATACAGCCTCGCCATGGCGTTGTAGAGGAGCGAGACTGTTCTAGCAAATCAGCAGTGGAAATATCTTGGATAGCTACTCGCAAACGTCATTCTTCTCATGCTTCTTATGCCATCGACAACTACAG GGTTCTAGTTGAACAACTTGAAAGGGTGAATGTCGGTCAAATGGATTGTGATGGGCAAATTGCATTTTGGATCAACGTTCATAACGCTCTG GCATATTTAGCGTATGGAATTCCCCAGGGCGCTCTCAGAAGGCTTGCCTTGTTTCACAAG GCTGCTTACAACATTGGCGGACATATTATAAGTGCAAATGCCATAGAACAAGCGATATTTTGCTTCCGAACACCTCGCATTGGAAGG TGGCTTGAAAGCGTTGTGTCTGCTGCCCTAAGGAAGAAAAGTGGTGAAGAAAGACAGCTTTTGAGCTCAAAATTGGGTATTACTGATCCCCTACCACTTGTCTTCTTTGCCCTTTGCACGGGAGCATTGTCAGATCCAGTG CTAAGAGTTTACTCAGCATCACATATAAGAGAAGAGCTGAGTGCTGCCAAGAGAGAGTTTCTACAAGCAAATGTAGTTGTGAAGAAGTCAAGTAAAGTTTTTCTCCCTAAATTGGTGGAAAGATTTTCTAGAGAAGCATCGATCAGCTTAGATGATATCCTAGGATGGGTCATGGATAGTGTCGACAAGAAGCTGCATGATTCAATACAAAAGTGCCTTGATcgtaaatcaaataaaaaatcttcTCATATGATAGAATGGCTACCTTACAGTTCTAGATTTAGGTACATGTTCTCGAAGGATCTAATAGACAAACCATGGTGGGTATGA
- the LOC130737294 gene encoding uncharacterized protein LOC130737294, translated as MHNLASRRVVPGGICPICQTAEETIEHAILLCPWTRAVWFGSKFQWTINPNGLTSFDRWLLKGVNLIKSCSTDLETDLAVLSCIVWNVWKKHCKAIYQSVNPNPWMVIFIINSNQLEWNQSLHSNNQELREEIRTIPDREGWTPPPEGFIKINVDASWLSGNPFCSIGCVARDSNANVLLSSCRKVLAPTPLIAETLAIREGALIGHNLGWNNISIESDCKVAVDAYDAGKQMGEIRVLIQDIKDLQQRFQSCRVKWIARCKNQVSHLIAQLGLKNLLPPGWLWNLPKPIQKALIEDGRGIPPRF; from the coding sequence ATGCACAACCTAGCCAGTAGAAGGGTGGTCCCTGGGGGAATCTGTCCAATATGTCAGACCGCCGAGGAGACCATTGAGCACGCTATTTTACTCTGCCCTTGGACAAGGGCAGTTTGGTTTGGGTCCAAGTTCCAGTGGACCATCAATCCCAACGGTCTTACATCCTTTGACAGATGGTTGCTAAAAGGAGTTAATCTCATTAAGAGTTGTTCTACAGATCTTGAAACAGACCTAGCAGTTCTTTCTTGTATTGTCTGGAATGTTTGGAAGAAACATTGCAAAGCTATATACCAATCTGTTAACCCCAATCCATGGATGGTCATATTTATTATCAATTCCAACCAGCTGGAGTGGAACCAAAGCTTGCACAGCAACAACCAAGAATTAAGGGAAGAGATTAGAACCATACCTGACAGGGAAGGTTGGACCCCCCCACCAGAAGGATTTATCAAGATCAACGTTGATGCAAGCTGGTTGAGTGGCAACCCCTTCTGCTCCATTGGTTGTGTTGCTCGGGACTCTAACGCCAATGTTCTGCTTAGCTCATGTAGGAAGGTCCTGGCTCCAACCCCGTTAATTGCTGAAACTCTGGCTATTCGTGAAGGAGCTCTAATTGGCCATAACCTTGGTTGGAACAACATATCCATTGAATCGGACTGCAAGGTAGCGGTGGATGCTTATGATGCAGGGAAACAGATGGGGGAAATTAGAGTGTTAATACAAGATATCAAAGACTTACAACAGAGATTTCAATCTTGCAGAGTGAAATGGATTGCTAGATGTAAGAACCAGGTCTCTCACCTGATTGCTCAATTGGGTCTCAAGAACCTTCTCCCTCCAGGTTGGCTATGGAACCTCCCCAAACCCATTCAGAAAGCTCTAATTGAGGATGGCAGAGGCATTCCCCCACGCTTCTAG
- the LOC130741046 gene encoding probable aquaporin TIP2-2 translates to MAKIALGRFDDSFSITSLKAYLAEFIATFLFIFAGVGSAIAYNELTSDAPLDPTGLVAVALAHTFAVFVCVSIAWNISGGHLNPAVTLGLAVGGNITLLTGFFYWIAQVLGSIVACLLVSFVTSKSTPTHGLAAGVSPIGGVVIEIVATFALLYTVYATAVDPRKGSLRTIAPIAIGLIVGANILAFGPFSGASMNPARSFGPAVVSGNYADNWIYWVGPLTGGALGGLIYGGAFLCPYNSVSATETHP, encoded by the exons ATGGCGAAGATAGCTTTGGGTAGATTTGATGACTCATTTAGCATTACCTCCCTTAAGGCTTATCTAGCAGAGTTCATTGCCACTTTCCTTTTCATCTTCGCTGGTGTTGGATCAGCCATCGCTTACA ATGAGCTTACATCAGACGCACCATTGGATCCAACGGGTCTGGTTGCAGTAGCTTTGGCCCATACATTTGCTGTGTTTGTATGCGTGTCCATCGCATGGAACATCTCAGGTGGCCATTTGAACCCAGCTGTCACACTTGGATTGGCTGTTGGAGGCAACATCACTCTCCTCACCGGTTTTTTCTACTGGATTGCCCAAGTGCTTGGCTCCATCGTCGCATGCCTCCTCGTCAGTTTTGTCACCTCCAAG AGCACTCCAACTCATGGATTGGCTGCTGGAGTGAGCCCTATTGGAGGTGTGGTCATCGAGATTGTTGCAACTTTTGCATTGCTTTACACTGTTTATGCCACCGCAGTTGACCCTAGAAAGGGTTCATTGCGTACCATTGCACCTATTGCTATTGGGTTGATCGTGGGTGCTAACATCTTAGCCTTCGGTCCATTCAGTGGCGCCTCGATGAACCCGGCCCGCTCATTTGGTCCAGCTGTGGTTAGTGGAAACTATGCTGATAACTGGATCTACTGGGTTGGACCATTGACTGGAGGAGCTTTGGGTGGGCTTATCTACGGTGGTGCTTTCCTTTGTCCATATAATTCTGTCTCCGCCACGGAAACCCATCCTTAA
- the LOC130741050 gene encoding uncharacterized protein LOC130741050 isoform X1: protein MMPEFHRVFQADADAAEAGGCGAETADSRVQPRHRRSNSASDRNLKLSRGGVLRPIEKEQDEFEVSAPSGRTSRLQSPLHDNLNDANKNIFSGHRASLEKDVEQLQLRLQQEKSMRNLLERAMGRASSTLSPGHRHVAGQTKDLIAEIELLEEEVTSREQHVLAMYRNIFEHCVSQPPSEQNSSVTSPAHTRHESRKHPSIISSAFCSSKKFPLRPLQTLISNNDLKNRIFGSSHAPLSSGNGKVNFGKNGSDSTTKVREKVSMAEKTPVLQTLKDHLHQCPSRLSEEMVKCMATVYFWLRSAKSANAKNSRSPLLSRSSTNAIQPRHGVVEERDCSSKSAVEISWIATRKRHSSHASYAIDNYRVLVEQLERVNVGQMDCDGQIAFWINVHNALVMHAYLAYGIPQGALRRLALFHKAAYNIGGHIISANAIEQAIFCFRTPRIGRWLESVVSAALRKKSGEERQLLSSKLGITDPLPLVFFALCTGALSDPVLRVYSASHIREELSAAKREFLQANVVVKKSSKVFLPKLVERFSREASISLDDILGWVMDSVDKKLHDSIQKCLDRKSNKKSSHMIEWLPYSSRFRYMFSKDLIDKPWWV, encoded by the exons atgatGCCTGAGTTTCATCGCGTATTTCAAGCAGACGCTGATGCAGCAGAAGCAGGTGGATGCGGCGCTGAGACCGCAGATTCTAGGGTTCAACCGAGACACAGGCGATCTAATAG TGCTTCTGATAGGAACCTGAAACTCTCAAGAGGTGGAGTTTTGCGTCCTATAGAGAAAGAACAGGATGAATTTGAG GTATCAGCTCCTTCAGGGAGGACTTCTAGGTTACAAAGTCCTTTGCATGATAACCTCAATGATGCAAACAAGAATATTTTTTCAGGTCACAGAGCATCCTTGGAAAAAGAT GTTGAGCAGCTACAGTTACGCCTGCAGCAGGAGAAGTCTATGCGTAACCTACTGGAGAGAGCAATGGGCCGAGCATCAAGTACTTTATCACCTGGACACAGACACGTTGCTGGTCAG ACAAAAGATTTAATTGCTGAAATTGAGTTACTTGAAGAAGAGGTTACGAGCCGGGAGCAACATGTGCTTGCTATGTACAGGAATATTTTTGAACATTGTGTTAGCCAGCCACCTTCTGAACAGAATTCTAGTGTGACTTCACCTGCTCATACAAGGCATGAATCGAGGAAGCATCCAAGTATAATTTCAAGTGCTTTCTGTTCATCAAAAAAGTTTCCCTTACGGCCCTTGCAAACACTTATTTCGAATAATGACCTGAAGAATAGAATCTTTGGGTCAAGTCATGCTCCTTTATCAAGTGGCAATGGCAAAGTTAATTTCGGAAAGAATGGTTCTGATTCCACCACCAAG GTTCGCGAGAAGGTTTCTATGGCAGAGAAAACTCCAGTATTGCAAACTTTAAAAGACCATTTACACCAGTGCCCTAGCAGGCTTTCTGAGGAGATGGTGAAGTGTATGGCAACTGTATATTTCTGGCTCCGTAGTGCAAAATCTGCAAATGCTAAAAACAGCCGGTCACCTTTATTGTCAAGGTCATCCACTAACGCCATACAGCCTCGCCATGGCGTTGTAGAGGAGCGAGACTGTTCTAGCAAATCAGCAGTGGAAATATCTTGGATAGCTACTCGCAAACGTCATTCTTCTCATGCTTCTTATGCCATCGACAACTACAG GGTTCTAGTTGAACAACTTGAAAGGGTGAATGTCGGTCAAATGGATTGTGATGGGCAAATTGCATTTTGGATCAACGTTCATAACGCTCTGGTGATGCAT GCATATTTAGCGTATGGAATTCCCCAGGGCGCTCTCAGAAGGCTTGCCTTGTTTCACAAG GCTGCTTACAACATTGGCGGACATATTATAAGTGCAAATGCCATAGAACAAGCGATATTTTGCTTCCGAACACCTCGCATTGGAAGG TGGCTTGAAAGCGTTGTGTCTGCTGCCCTAAGGAAGAAAAGTGGTGAAGAAAGACAGCTTTTGAGCTCAAAATTGGGTATTACTGATCCCCTACCACTTGTCTTCTTTGCCCTTTGCACGGGAGCATTGTCAGATCCAGTG CTAAGAGTTTACTCAGCATCACATATAAGAGAAGAGCTGAGTGCTGCCAAGAGAGAGTTTCTACAAGCAAATGTAGTTGTGAAGAAGTCAAGTAAAGTTTTTCTCCCTAAATTGGTGGAAAGATTTTCTAGAGAAGCATCGATCAGCTTAGATGATATCCTAGGATGGGTCATGGATAGTGTCGACAAGAAGCTGCATGATTCAATACAAAAGTGCCTTGATcgtaaatcaaataaaaaatcttcTCATATGATAGAATGGCTACCTTACAGTTCTAGATTTAGGTACATGTTCTCGAAGGATCTAATAGACAAACCATGGTGGGTATGA